Genomic segment of Phalacrocorax aristotelis chromosome 16, bGulAri2.1, whole genome shotgun sequence:
GAAGAGCACGTATCTGAGCTACCTGCTTTTGCTCATTTATATACTCTCAGTTCCAGTCATCTGATGTTAAAAACATACCCAATGCCTTCTTagtcatttcagaaaaaattaaggaagaacttttaagtaaacaaaaaagcttAAGCTGCAGCGAaagaatttacatttaaattaactCTTTCAGGCAGTTCTAGCACACAGGCAAGAGAAACATTAAGGAAACGATAATAAAACAGTGGTATGAAAAGCAATGAGAACAAAGAGCGATCTGCTGTTCCCTTTTGCAGAAATAGCTACATTTTGATGGGAGCTAATTAGTAACAGgcaaaaaaattcttcatgaTTTTGCCtgggagatatttttttaatggtttgaAAGGCAAATATCATCAGGCACTGTGATGTTCACATAAGGCTACATGTGTTAAATATTAAACTAATCTGAAAACGAATGTGATATGCAAATGAAGGCCTGGATTAGCAGTTCTTCCCCTCCATTCATGCACTGAACTGTGCTTTGGCTGGGGGAAGTGTCCAGTGCACATCTTAGCTGGCTTAGCAAAAACCAGGACATTTTAAGGAGGATTTAATCACATGCCCTGAAGAAGCTGGGTTTTCACAGAGCTGGAAACCATTGtcttaaaggggaaaaaaagaaaaaagaaaaaaggaaaaaaaggatggcACACACACGCTTCACCTCTGGCctcctgcctgctttgcctGCTCGGATTTTGAGCCCTATGGAGCATACAGTTGTCTTTCTGCATCGGCACAACATCGGCACCATGCACGGGGGCCTTGTCGGGGCTCTGCAATACAGACCTGGAATAAAAATAGCATAGAGCTGCCTATTTACTCGGAGAGCAGAGTGTGGAGCGATAGAAGACATGAGAGCATGGAGCCCAGTAAGGCTTCAACAATAACATCTATGCAGCAGAGCTAAAACAACGCCAGCCCAGAAGTTCATCAGACCAATACAGGTGTCATTTGCTAAAGTAAGTGTTCAGAAAGTGTTTCCCCttcctgctctgtttttatACCCTTTGCATTCAAAATACACATGGCCAATACTTGCCCCTGCTTTTATTTGAGGAAAATATTCACTCAGAGTGACCTACTGCAAAGTCACAACAGCTGATGGGAGGATGCTCAAAATCTGCAGACCTTTGCATTTTatggtgtttgttttgctttggcagAATACAGCATTTCAGCTGCAGCCATTGCCATCTTCAGCGTTGGCTTTGCAATCATCGGAACAATCTGCGTCCTCTTATCCTTCAGGAAGAAGAGGGACTATCTGCTGAAGCCAGCATCCATGTTCTACACCTTCGCAGGTAGGAAGCTCTGTGCTCACACACTTGCACTCAGTTCATAGGACAAGGTAGAGAAACTTAGATGGATTCTGGGAGGATGGAGAGACTTCTAAAAATGTCctgaaagcagcattttcttcctagcCGCAGTAAGAGACTACAAGTCCCTATGTGGTGCTCCAGCTGAAGAGCTCTGAAAATGTCCTGCTCAGCAAGCATTCCCCAGCAGCTTGTCTGTATTTTCTCCAACTACCTTTAAAAAGGGGACATTTCTAACATACTCAGTTCTGGGCCCAGTCTAAACCAGGATTATACATTATTCTATCACATTTCTTAAGACTCAAACCAAGAAACAGCCGATCTAAGCCCAAAATACACAGCTGTCTCCCAGAAACACGAAGACTGTATTTTTACATGAGCTAGTAATACCTTGACATGCCACAATGACTGAAAGACAGAGGTGCAAATTTTCACCTCAATAAAACTCTTATTCAACCTTTGGAAAAGCTCCCGAGGGAATGAAATTATTCCTCCACCACTTTGAGTTTCTCATCCAAGCCTGCCTAAAAGATCACACTCAACAAGTCACCAGCTGACTTGGACAGCCTGGGTTATAGCACGGCTCTAAGCAGTTGTGAGCGCTGATTCCTTCAAACAGTCAGTGACTCACCTGTGAATCTCGGTGCAATTCCTGTGTGCAAAGAGACAGATGAGGTGGTTaattaagaatgaaaaattgACAGCTGGTTATTCAACCCACTGCTCCTATCTTCCTCCAGGTCTCTGCATCATCATCTCTGTTGAAGTCATGAGACAATCTGTGAAGAGGATGATCGACAGCAAGGAGACAGTCTGGATTGAATACAGTTACTCCTGGTCCTTTGCCTGTGCCTGCACCTCCTTCGTCCTGCTCTTCATCTGTGgcatcatcctcctcctgaTTGCATTGCCTCGCTTCCCCCAGAACCCCtgggagacctgcatggatgcaGAACCGGAGCACTGATGTTCCCAGcaccattgaaaaaaaaacagaaagtgtTCTGAaaagatttgtattttttaaaatgtctgggTCTCACTGTACAATGTGCACTCCATTAACTAAGTCATTACTGAACCAAGGCATGTTCAATTGTAattattgctttgtttgttgttttatttttcctcctttttttttaagaaagcagaaagagcatTCAGCACCAGCATGGGCTGTGGGTGAATGGCACTGCTCTGTGCCAACTGGGGGATGCCCTGTGCTGATGCAGTTGGGTGAAAATCTGTGTGAGGCAGCTCATGTCACAGAGAAGATAGCTTTCTTGGGGAGAAGGTGTTTAGTGTAGTTGGGTGTAGATCCATGAGGGTTATTGGGCTTTTACATCTCACTCGGTCAGAGAGAGATGGCGAGAAATTCTAGCTCCGTGGGGAATCCACTTCCCCATTCATGCAATACTCCTCTACCTCCCTAAGAAGAGCTCACCACTCTGGAATAAGTTGGATATCCTTATGCCAGTCTGTTAAATtgctaaaatttgaaaaaactaaaaaaaagaaaaacctcaaactAAAAACCTCCACCTTTGCCTGGCATTGGGATAAAAATTTGTCCTATAAATTTTCATCCTGCAGTTCCATTCTTTGGAATTATgtacaaaaaacccacaagataCAGGTTTTGTTCTGCTTAAACTTCGATCGCAAAGCACAGAAGTACTGAACATTAAGAgtgatgttttcctttaataaaaagcataatCTTCCAGTAGCAtgattttctggaaaatgtttttgacGGATTAATCATCTGGCCCATCAAATTCTGCCTGGTCCGGAATGACAGTGTAATTCTGGATGGTACTTACTGTACAGAGCTCTCATTTGTTCCTCATGAATGGGCTTTTTAAGAATACGTGTTTTGCTCActgcatacatatataaaaccacattttcagaaacatcctTCAAGGtagctgccaagaaggaaaGGACTTAGACTGAAACACCCAGGAGAGTCAGCCCCAAAAACACTACAAAAGTGCATCGCTGTTTATGCATGCTTGAAGAAATGTACGCCCGAGGCATTGCTGATGGGGGATGCGGCGGAGGCTGGTCGCGTTGCAGAGCCCCCGCACTGCTCTGCCGCAGCCGCCTGCAGCACTGGGGGGCCTGGGGATACCCGAGCCCCACACGCTCACCCAGCTCCTCCGGCTGAGCTCTTTGCATCACGGTCCCCCAGCAGCAAGAGGCTTCAGTTCAAATTTCAGAATCTGTTCAGCATTTTGCCTCCAAGTAGGAAAAAGCATGTGGTTTACATTGCAGTTCTTTCCCCcgataatttaaaaagcaggagaaaacgAAACCAACGCATCCTTCCCTCTGCACTTGCCTGTCCACAGTtctaaagaaaagcagacagaatTCAGAACAGAAGATTTGTGATCATTTTGAAGAAATCATGACATGTTCAAACATTTCAGGAAATTACCCAGCAATTTTGTGCTGGTGTGAGGGGTTGACCATGGCCCTGCCgtgccccagcagcccccagccagaCTCAAGCATGTCTCCATTTTGCCATCGGTAGAGTGGCAGTGAGAACAGAAGCCTTTTGTGAAgttgcattaatatttttcaagctCTTTGAAGTTGAAAAGCACTACAAATAACATGTATCTTATAAAGTTCTGGGATAAAGCATTCATTGGTGCTCAGATCTGAGCATGAGCTGGGAACTCTGCCTGTCTCTCATCATGAGAGACAACTGCAAGTCTTCAAGTTGTCACTGAACCACTGTGAAATGCTAAATGGTTTTGAAATCTTATTTTTGGGTACAGAGCTGACATCCctaatttgcattttcattgttCGGGGAAACAGAGGCTAGTTTCTAGGGAGATCCTTTACATGtgacaacaacagaaaagaaagtagtTGGCGTGACCCCTGCGGTGGCTGACCCCAGGTTGGGATACCCAAACGCACACAACGCAGACCTAAGCGAAGGCATTCCCAATCCAGTCATCACCACCAAAATGACCTCACCTTGGACAATCAATGGGTTGAAGACAAGCCAGGTTTGGGGATGTGGGTCTAAGTTCAACACCCTGTGCGGATCAGTGGCACGTCCTGTGGCACTGGGAAGCCCTTTGCCCACAGCTTTTCTGAAGCACCATCCCTCTCTTGCAACGCTTCTTCTGGAACAAAGTAATTTCCAGGTGACGACTTATCCTTAGGTGCCAACCTGTTGCCCTGCCAAGGAGCTGCTTACTCCCTTTTGTGACATTCGTGAGCAGGAAcatacatatttcagaaaaacagagcCTGGAAGGTCTCACCCATCCCATGCACGCTCCTGCTCGCATCAGGGCTGAACCGCTTCATCCAAGCCCCAGTGAGGGCAACGGAAAGATTCCCAGTGAGTGCTGGGGTTTGGCCTGGATCCAGAGGTTTTACAGCCTCTCTCTGCTCACTTTACTCATGGGGCAGAGAAAACACGCAGCTCACGGCAGCGAGATCCTACACCCACAGACAGCAGTTCAGACAGCTGAGCTAGATGCTTCCTAAAGCTCTTAAACTTGCTGAGCTTTACTGTCTGTCTGCTGTAAGTTGAGGCTTTTCCACCATTCGCTACTTTGTACGGTCCCTGCAAGACTGAGAAGCATGTGGatgacttcattttctttttccagatatCAAGAAATGCTGATGAGGGACCTGTCCATTAAATTGGTCATTGGTATTCACAGTGGGAAAGGTGCTGCTCTTACAGCAGGTTTGTTCTGCCATATCCAAGTCTCTCTGCCAGGGATCCAATAATGTGTTTTGAGAGAGTTAATAAAAGTAATTGGCCTTCATAAAGAACAAAGAGGACTATGATGCTGGGGGGAGGAAGCTGTAAGCAGTTTGAGTTTTCATTCTCTCAGCTGAGTCGTCAGAGCAAAACGGGGATGGGAACCTGGCTGCTACGCAAGGGAAGGAGCACGCACGGGTTTGGGAGGTGGGCTAAGAACCGAGTGAGAAACATGCACcagggggaggaagaggcaaATTACTTCCCAGAACAATTAACTACCACCAGCCACCACGAAATCCCAAACCTTGGTCCTGCCACTACCGGACCCAGGGGCACCTTTGGCCACGGGTCCCCTGGGCACATGCCATTTCCCACTCTGTAAACCTACCTGGCTGCCCGTCCCCTCCTCAGGGCACACACCGAGCTGCCCCGGGCATCGCACGTGACACGGTATTGTGAGATTTCGGTTGCTAAAGTCTGCCCACGTGTTAAATCACAAAGTCAATGAAACAGAAGACGTGAAGTTTTTTGTTTATGTAAGAGCAAGATTTGCTGTTAGGCACCAGGCGTGGAGAGAATCCGCttcccttatttttaaattctgtaatgTGTGAATTTAATGTGCCAAAAAGGTGCCAGACTAACAACCCTGAAGAACAAAACTGCCTGTTTAGCAAGCAGCTAGCGGAGCTCTCAGAACAGCATTTATCTGCAAAGAGGTATCCCAGCAGTACCCACCCGGCCCCAGCCAGGCCGGGGAGGAAGAGCTCACCCAGAGCTCGCAGGTCCGCCGGGTTTATAGCGCACACGGGAGCACAGATGGGCGCATGCAGCGAGGGTTTCGCTCGGAAATCTTGGTACAAACCCCTACTTTTCCCTTAGTGCGTGCTTGAAAAGCACCAGCATATGCACGACGCGCGGGTGCCTGACCAGCCTGACACGTAGTTCATAAAGGCACAGGTTacgctttcttttttttcactgatcCCTTTCCACTCTGTTGCTTCCTTGCGGCCATCACCTGTTTTCTCCTTACTTTGGCAGttctggaaattatttccagaaGGTCCAAAAGATGGAGTATTTttgccccccgccccgcaaTGAGATCCTTGCCCCACTGCAGAGGGGTACTTCCTCTCCTGGGCTTGATAGCATTTGAGCTCTTGAGCTCAGTATGCCCAATACAAGAGGTCACCAACACCAAGAGACAGCTGTTTGCAGCGCCGcatcctgccagccccagggagagCCTTGGAGATTAACACCGAGCCCTTGGGCTGGATCCAGTGCGCTCCAGTCAGACCTTTGCATGCCAGGAACCTGACCCATGCGCAGAAAGTCTTCATTGCATAAACCTCCCTTTAAACCTCACTTAAAAtaagcttctgctttctgtggtgGGACAGTGCCCCTTTGAatgttatattatttttataacttaaATACTGCAGTATTAGGCTGCTCTGTACCATAAACTACACCCATAGCACCAGGATCTGTTTTAAAGGCAtctactgaaattatttccatttccatCACCACCAAAGGGCAAGAAAAGAGTGTCAAGTCGTCGTTTTGACCAAAGTACAGGATCACATCGTTCTTGCTTTGTCATACTTGATTGATGTTCTGGCTCCTGTGAAGTTACTGAACATAAATTCAAGCCATACAGACATCACACATGCACACTCTGCATCTAGACACACAGCGAGCCGCTCTCCTGCTTCCTACAGAGACATGCACAGGAGGGAATAAACCCTGATTTCTGGcctactttctttttaataaaaccaggAGCAGGAGCACCAGTCCATTTCGGCAGGGCGGCACCCCAGGGCTCTGGTTCAGTTTTGTGCCCACTACCACTGCTCTCACCGAGAACACGGCGGCAGCCTTACAGCAGGTCTTGTGAAAGTATTTGCCCTTCAGGAGGCAGCAAGTCTTACAGAAAATGGACTGACAACATCTTCTAACTCATCTTGGATAATTCAGATCACGGagcattttctgtaatttatcaGAAGCATCTATTAATCCTTAATGAGGTAAAAACTTTTCAACGTTTCTCAACTAAATCTATAGTTGTCAAAAACCCCACACTGAACTGACATTTCCACCACATTTGCTGTAAAACCTTTTACTTTActtgaataaaagaaaagaacttaGAATGATTCAATCCTTGTTCCCTGACACAACCTACAAAGAGATACTGGTGCAAGTATTGCTACACCAACAGGAATAGCCCGTATCTCACGTCAAGGAATATGATGTGCAAAGTTTTTATAGGCACCATTGATCATCACCATCCGTGTTGACAAGTTAATTGTCTGCAGATTTTCTAGGAAAActagaaacttaaaaaaattaacaaaataaatgagtTGAACACAAGCAGAGCATGAGCATCATGGGCTTATTGCTCTGGAAACGTGCAGATTCCGATATGCTTGAGTTCactctaaaaagaaaatttggagTGGTCAAACACTGCTCTCAGTGCTACTTAGGGTAGAGATATTATATACACAGCGAAAGGATTGCTTATAGAGCATGATCtcggaagaaaaaaatcccaaaacagcTGAACTTGACAAATCTGGGaacaaaacattaattaatCAAAGTAGGGAATGGTACTCACAGGCTTTGTAAAGTCACTGGAAGCATTCACATATTGCCAAGGGTCAGTAATGCCACAGCCCATACAATTAAGTAAAACTGTACAAACTATACCAGATGACACTTCCAGGAGAAAATACGGATGCAAGGGCTTTGGTTCTAACTAGCCAGCTTTTTATCGTAATAGCTATTTATTAGTTGTATTGTGGAAACACTTAAGGCTGCCATCTGAATAGCAGCTAAGCATTATAAAGGGTGAAGGTTTATGCTAGGCGGACCGGAGAGGGGCACTGTCCCCAGGACACGCTCTTCGTCACGAGGAGCTTGACACTGCGGGCAGGCCTGAGAACACATCCCCAGGTGCACCCACTGCACCGACGTGTGGGACAGAGAAGGGAGACCAGCGCACAACAGCAGCGCCTGTGGCGGCCAGAGAACGGACGAAGCGGGACAGGGACGCGCCACGAAAGCTCTGCCCGAGACCTCGGCAGCAGCGGAGCTGTTATCAGGAACAGGCTGAtcactgcaggcagggaaggcacGAGCAAGCCAGGCAAGCTGCGGACACGCACATAGATATCCCAATCCGTAACAAAGTTCACCCAGGACAAAGGAAAGCATTATACCATCAAAAGATGTAAACGTTACTTCATAATCCACCTCCGAGTTACCTCTGTGCTCACGGGTGCGAGCAGCGTCTCCTCCAGTTTCTTCCTCTGACTCAGTAAGGCCATGTTTAAAGCTTGCAGTTTCATAAGAATTCAGTACTCAAGTATGCACGGTGAAACCCACCGGCTGCATTCAGTAAGTAGCTTTTTAAAGGGTAGAAGCTCTAGTTGAAATgcaaaagtttaattttttagaGTTCAGATAACTTTTAAATCTTCCAATTCTTTATTAGTTCTTAGCACCACACTAACAACCTCCCATGAGACATCCAGATTTTTCTCATGAAAAACTTGAATTAAAGAGAATAAAACCAGAACTTATTCTTGATATTAAATACAAACTTTCTAAATTTAGATCGGGATTATCCTGTCATTTAAATTTTCCACAGACAACAATGGGAGTTTATTGCTGGACAAAGAGCATGGGATTTGGCACTAATGGTACTTTTAAGTGTGACATTTTAGCTATAAAAAAAGTCAAGGAGCCAAGTAGTCAGTGTATATGCCCAAGCCTCCATTCGTCTCCTCTTGAGTTGAAACAATTTACACAAACCAAGAATCTAAACTCATAATTTTCACTGTAATTGCAACAGCTCCGTATTTACAGCGCAGCCCGATCCAGTGCCCGCTGGAACCATCTGTAAGGCTTAATTTGATTTTAGTAAGAGTTCGATTAAAGCCCTAAAAGAGTTTACAATacagtttgggggttttttaaacagctgtgaCATCAATAAACATTGGTTGATTTGCTCTAAAAACAAAAGATCCCACTCAGTGCTATATACATGACAAATAATGGCTTGACAAgacatttccaaataaataatcttttggaaaaaaaataactctaaGAAATACAACTGATTCATGCTAAACATTTCCAAAGCCGATAGTCAGAAGATCTCTACCATACCATCCTCAAATTCCTTATGAAAATTTAGAACCAAAACCAGTGGGGATTTTTGTAGTTATAGAATTGAAAttgcaaggcagagagaaaatgcTCCTTTACctgtaatattttcagtgtagACAAAATGCCAGtgtaaaacagaataaaacgTGGCGAGATGTGACCATCTCCCCTTAACCAATTGACAGATAGCCGTAAATTAACAAGTGATGTTTATTAGTTTAATATTCAAATATGGTGAACAGAATGAAAAGACTGCTCCATATAAATGAGTGATTTTGAAACCCCTGAAATTACAATGCCGACTCGGCGAAGTGAAGTGCATTTGAACCCTACCTCTCCTCTGTCATAGTCTTGCACATCTCATCAAGAACTCTTCACAGAGTATAACGTTCAGGcacacagatttttcttctctcagaaCAGTGCCAGGCGCTCTGTTGAGGAGAACTGGCACagctccactgaaataaaaaggctgAGGCTAACTTACGCTGAGCACACGCCCGGCCCTTGCAAATGAATTTCCCATGGACCTATTTCTGCAGCCGTCAGCTCGGCAAAAACCCATTTAACAGTAGTTTTGCTTGATTCAAGGTTGCAGAATTTGGCCTCTGCTCATTTTTGGGTCCTCTTGATTTGATGCCATATGCTGAAGTGCTAAGCATAACTTGGCAGGGGCTTTGCCCTCCCCCAGCATCTTTTGTTTGGTACAGACATTAGGAAATAAATTAACGAGTTATGCGTGCTTTTCTTTAcagcaaaaagaaggaaagagttTTTCAGATTGTTTCTGAATCATGAACCGACAAagatttataataaaaaatttatatgCAAACCTCTGCAGTGTACCGAGTTGAAATCAACCCCGTTACACAAAGACCCTGCCTTAAAACATGAagtcaaatgcaaaaaaacctgaTTGTAACCAGAGCAAAAATCTGATTGAATACAGCAGCCACCACTGCTCATTAGTAAGGTGTCCCATGGACGGCTGTAAAAATCTGACATCACCCCCACACAGCtctaaaatgttaatttttgtaTGTAATAAGTGGAGGAATACTGCAAATACACCCAGCTCAGTCCCTGTAAAATACCTCCCAgataaaagttatttcttcaaGTGTAAAAGTAGGACTACTTATCTGGAAAAACTATACAAACACCCCCTCTTCATCTCCCCAGCTGCAAAAGTATGAACAGTGTGCAAGACCAGAAATCTTTATGGACAAAGTTTATCTTCCGAGTTTTCATTCACACTTGCTTCGTTAGTTTTTAAATATcccatgattatttttttttcggTTTGTATTCCTAAAGGGCCAGGTTTGTAGAGAACTTAGCAGAACTCATATAGATAAATAACCTGGGAACCATTTAACCCCCAAAAGATTTAGATTAATTTGGATACAGCTTTGACAAACATTAAATCTCTTCTTTAATGATGTTCCTCAAACAAAACAGTTAGCAAAATATCTGAATTTCCTTGTATAATGTCACATTTTAATGTAAACATCAAATAATGTACCAAAAGTTTTaccggaaaaaaaaaaaaaaaaaaaaattaaagcgGCACAATTCTTTATACCACTGGAgaaggggggaggaaaaagccAGATTACAAACATTTACACATgcatagtggaaaaaaaattaaacaaacaaacaaaaaagtattttactaAATTCacgcatttttttaaaatagttattaAATCTACTAAGCACCAACATAcctaaaaatttattttcagcttcatgattcatttaaaaaacctaTCAAATTAACTTTTCAAACAAGCTTATATTACTAGCTTgtccaaaaataaaatgtagaggtttttttggattttttcttgggtttttttttgctttttgtgttttttttttttttattgtttattttaaagtataccAATACTTTTTATCTGAATGTTTCCAAACAATGGCATAGGTGTCTGCAAAGAATGCCTTTACTTTACCCTACAGTGGATGGAAAATACAATACCACATCATACAGAATCTAAAACTATAAAAGTCTGAGAATGCAGCATCCCTTCACAAAAAAGCTGATAAAACTGAAAGTATTTAGAAGATGCTgcacctttatttaaaaaaaaaaattaaatgaatttaagcagaaataacatacatttttacattaaCTGGCCATTTCTGGTACAGAAACCCAGCATAGTACGCTAATGTTATTGAATAAATGTAAATGCTACTTACAATCTtcttaaatacaatttaaacaaactttttttttttttacttttttcttttttccttttttttttttccctttttaaaacttGTACAGGTAACCTCTCAGCTGCTAGTTTAATGCAACATATCATTAACattacacaaattaaaaaataacatgtttGTGTTTTCCTACAGAAAAGCTTCCAAAAAACCGACCCAcatcaaaaaatgcaaaataatggaatataattaaaaaaattagtttcaaGTCTAGCAGCAAAGCAATTAAGTGAGGATATATTTACTAATATAAACAAAGGGAATATTTGCAACTACAGGTGAAGCCCCAACTATCTTAGATCTACTgacacaaataaaaattaaattctctctaaaaaaaataatctgattatttaaaataggAGTAAAAGCCATTGCTACCTGATGAACTACCTAGGCTAAGTTCCTGAAACAAAGACAAAGGGTCGCTATTCTTTTTTGTCTGCTCAGGAGGAGGTTTGGGCTTTGGCGGAGCCCGCAGAGCACTTGCGTAGGACATGACAGGCTTGCTCCCACCAGCGTTCTGCTGGCTGTTGCTGTTCGATTCGACGATCTGCTTGTTGGGCATGAGAGGTGGGAACTGGCCAAGATGTTGTAGCACGCTGTAGTTGAACGAATTAGATAGCTGTATGTTTTCGGCCTTCAGGTGCTCCTCTGGGGGCTTGACCGTCTTCGGTGGAGCTGCGAAAGGAGTAACCAGAGTTTGCCTCAGTGAACAGCTCTGACGAAGGAAATCTACCTAGAGTAACCCCAGAGCAAGTACTGCACAAGTACCACCAATTTTCTGTGTTTAGTCACTCTTGGTCCTAGGAAATGTCATAATTA
This window contains:
- the CACNG1 gene encoding voltage-dependent calcium channel gamma-1 subunit, with amino-acid sequence MDESKPLKVRLTFSVILVGVSLLFAAVVTDHWAVLSPKVEEYNGTCEEAHFGLWRLCTKRIFMQEQGPKEKGCGPISLPGEHNCSYFKHFTPGQSSEIFEVTTQKEYSISAAAIAIFSVGFAIIGTICVLLSFRKKRDYLLKPASMFYTFAGLCIIISVEVMRQSVKRMIDSKETVWIEYSYSWSFACACTSFVLLFICGIILLLIALPRFPQNPWETCMDAEPEH